From the Oncorhynchus nerka isolate Pitt River linkage group LG20, Oner_Uvic_2.0, whole genome shotgun sequence genome, one window contains:
- the LOC115102024 gene encoding poly(rC)-binding protein 4-like isoform X1 — MRLPVCNSHITMNCEQDFGDGGLGVTLTLRLLMHGKEVGSIIGKKGETVKRIREESSARVNISEGSCPERIITITGSTDCVFKAFTMITYKLEEDLTTLVANGTISSKPPVTLRLVIPASQCGSLIGKGGAKIREIRESTGAQIQVAGDLLPNSTERGVTISGSQDSVIQCVKLICTVILESPPKGATIPYRPSLSPGALLISGNQVFEASDFTPHPLYSVSQGGLDLQQSDLFQAYSVQNQYGIPHTELAKLHQLSMQQNMQQNMQQNMQQNMQQNMQQSTMCQQATTILSGMDSNSSQELLIPNDLIGSIIGRQGAKINEIRQMSGAQIKIGSQLDGTSDRHVTITGTPVSINLAQYLITSCLETAKSTAQAVSMASPNMADLNMAFTQPVSPASSPHSASTLAAMSALSPTPVMGHPYGVLPFSGLLGVKSVPFLTLSSPTPQVAVTAAPSHTTLAAYTTKISSANCIKKPDRQKFAPY, encoded by the exons ATGCGTCTCCCTGTGTGCAACTCCCACATCACTATGAACTGTGAGCAGGACTTCGGAGACGGGGGCCTGGGTGTGACCCTTACACTCCGACTGCTCATGCATGGCAAG GAAGTTGGCAGCATCATAGGCAAG aaaggagagacggTGAAAAGAATACGAGAAGAG AGCAGTGCACGGGTGAACATCTCAGAGGGCTCCTGTCCAGAGAGGATCATCACCATCACTGGTTCTACAGACTGTGTCTTCAAGGCCTTCACCATGATCACATACAAACTGGAAGAG GACCTCACTACACTGGTGGCCAACGGCACCATCAGCAGCAAACCCCCAGTGACCCTACGACTAGTCATCCCAGCCAGCCAGTGTGGCTCCCTTATTGGCAAGGGAGGGGCCAAGATCAGGGAGATCAGAGAG AGCACCGGAGCACAGATACAGGTGGCAGGGGATTTGCTGCCAAACTCTACTGAGCGAGGGGTGACGATATCGGGGAGTCAGGACTCTGTAATCCAGTGTGTCAAGCTCATCTGCACTGTAATCCTGGAG TCTCCCCCGAAAGGTGCTACTATTCCTTACCGGCCCAGCCTCTCCCCAGGAGCACTTCTCATCTCTGGCAACCAG GTGTTTGAGGCATCAGACTTTACCCCCCACCCTCTGTACTCAGTCTCCCAGGGGGGGCTTGACCTGCAGCAG AGTGATCTCTTCCAGGCCTACTCTGTACAAAACCAATATGGAATTCCTCATACAGAG TTGGCCAAGCTACATCAGCTATCCATGCAGCAGAACATGCAGCAGAACATGCAGCAGAACATGCAGCAGAACATGCAGCAGAACATGCAGCAGAGTACCATGTGCCAGCAGGCCACAACCATTCTATCCG gAATGGACTCAAACTCATCGCAGGAGCTCCTTATTCCAAATGAT CTGATAGGCTCGATCATCGGCCGGCAGGGCGCTAAGATCAATGAGATCAGGCAGATGTCGGGGGCTCAGATCAAGATTGGCAGCCAGCTAGACGGGACCAGTGACCGTCACGTCACCATTACAGGCACACCAGTCAGCATCAACCTGGCCCAGTACCTCATCACCTCCTG tTTAGAGACAGCTAAATCCACGGCCCAGGCAGTGTCCATGGCCTCCCCCAACATGGCTGACCTCAACATGGCCTTCACCCAGCCCGTCTCCCCGGCCTCCTCCCCCCACTCCGCCTCCACCCTGGCAGCCATGAGTGCCCTCTCCCCAACCCCCGTCATGGGCCACCCCTACGGCGTTCTGCCCTTTTCCGGCCTGCTAGGGGTCAAGTCTGTCCCCTTCCTGACTCTCTCTAGCCCCACGCCCCAGGTCGCTGTCACCGCAGCCCCCTCCCACACCACCCTGGCAGCCTACACTACCAAAATCTCCTCAGCCAACTGCATCAagaaaccagacagacagaagttCGCACCTTACTGA
- the LOC115102024 gene encoding poly(rC)-binding protein 4-like isoform X2, translating into MRLPVCNSHITMNCEQDFGDGGLGVTLTLRLLMHGKEVGSIIGKKGETVKRIREESSARVNISEGSCPERIITITGSTDCVFKAFTMITYKLEEDLTTLVANGTISSKPPVTLRLVIPASQCGSLIGKGGAKIREIRESTGAQIQVAGDLLPNSTERGVTISGSQDSVIQCVKLICTVILESPPKGATIPYRPSLSPGALLISGNQVFEASDFTPHPLYSVSQGGLDLQQAYSVQNQYGIPHTELAKLHQLSMQQNMQQNMQQNMQQNMQQNMQQSTMCQQATTILSGMDSNSSQELLIPNDLIGSIIGRQGAKINEIRQMSGAQIKIGSQLDGTSDRHVTITGTPVSINLAQYLITSCLETAKSTAQAVSMASPNMADLNMAFTQPVSPASSPHSASTLAAMSALSPTPVMGHPYGVLPFSGLLGVKSVPFLTLSSPTPQVAVTAAPSHTTLAAYTTKISSANCIKKPDRQKFAPY; encoded by the exons ATGCGTCTCCCTGTGTGCAACTCCCACATCACTATGAACTGTGAGCAGGACTTCGGAGACGGGGGCCTGGGTGTGACCCTTACACTCCGACTGCTCATGCATGGCAAG GAAGTTGGCAGCATCATAGGCAAG aaaggagagacggTGAAAAGAATACGAGAAGAG AGCAGTGCACGGGTGAACATCTCAGAGGGCTCCTGTCCAGAGAGGATCATCACCATCACTGGTTCTACAGACTGTGTCTTCAAGGCCTTCACCATGATCACATACAAACTGGAAGAG GACCTCACTACACTGGTGGCCAACGGCACCATCAGCAGCAAACCCCCAGTGACCCTACGACTAGTCATCCCAGCCAGCCAGTGTGGCTCCCTTATTGGCAAGGGAGGGGCCAAGATCAGGGAGATCAGAGAG AGCACCGGAGCACAGATACAGGTGGCAGGGGATTTGCTGCCAAACTCTACTGAGCGAGGGGTGACGATATCGGGGAGTCAGGACTCTGTAATCCAGTGTGTCAAGCTCATCTGCACTGTAATCCTGGAG TCTCCCCCGAAAGGTGCTACTATTCCTTACCGGCCCAGCCTCTCCCCAGGAGCACTTCTCATCTCTGGCAACCAG GTGTTTGAGGCATCAGACTTTACCCCCCACCCTCTGTACTCAGTCTCCCAGGGGGGGCTTGACCTGCAGCAG GCCTACTCTGTACAAAACCAATATGGAATTCCTCATACAGAG TTGGCCAAGCTACATCAGCTATCCATGCAGCAGAACATGCAGCAGAACATGCAGCAGAACATGCAGCAGAACATGCAGCAGAACATGCAGCAGAGTACCATGTGCCAGCAGGCCACAACCATTCTATCCG gAATGGACTCAAACTCATCGCAGGAGCTCCTTATTCCAAATGAT CTGATAGGCTCGATCATCGGCCGGCAGGGCGCTAAGATCAATGAGATCAGGCAGATGTCGGGGGCTCAGATCAAGATTGGCAGCCAGCTAGACGGGACCAGTGACCGTCACGTCACCATTACAGGCACACCAGTCAGCATCAACCTGGCCCAGTACCTCATCACCTCCTG tTTAGAGACAGCTAAATCCACGGCCCAGGCAGTGTCCATGGCCTCCCCCAACATGGCTGACCTCAACATGGCCTTCACCCAGCCCGTCTCCCCGGCCTCCTCCCCCCACTCCGCCTCCACCCTGGCAGCCATGAGTGCCCTCTCCCCAACCCCCGTCATGGGCCACCCCTACGGCGTTCTGCCCTTTTCCGGCCTGCTAGGGGTCAAGTCTGTCCCCTTCCTGACTCTCTCTAGCCCCACGCCCCAGGTCGCTGTCACCGCAGCCCCCTCCCACACCACCCTGGCAGCCTACACTACCAAAATCTCCTCAGCCAACTGCATCAagaaaccagacagacagaagttCGCACCTTACTGA